In Heptranchias perlo isolate sHepPer1 chromosome 16, sHepPer1.hap1, whole genome shotgun sequence, one genomic interval encodes:
- the LOC137333244 gene encoding uncharacterized protein has translation MFLSGALLGMCFLGIFNRVTVDISGKVMPGIVQKTALRGTKVTFRCPFPFDLDHSNIILYWWRDGNKTFLQEDSRKQFIVKKGGAYLHLLNVSVPDAGTYFYVAKYQDKTVVKGTGVQLVVYVGPVPLKIVSTASEGASSASLRLQCRTAPFYPKDFNLTWHKNGTEIVTGFRTEQQANTEGLYEVISSLQEIRPIQRGTVYTCQVYHVSNSIPANVNYTVGNEDYHSVRPVHLMYRSIVGILVIILLTMIILNHVTSDNL, from the exons ATGTTTCTGAGTGGAGCTCTTTTGGGCATGTGTTTCCTGGGCATTTTCAATCGAG TTACTGTGGACATTTCGGGCAAGGTGATGCCAGGCATTGTACAAAAGACGGCGCTCAGAGGTACAAAGGTTACCTTCCGATGTCCTTTCCCCTTCGATCTCGATCATTCAAACATAATCCTTTACTGGTGGAGAGATGGTAATAAGACCTTCCTACAAGAAGACAGCAGAAAACAGTTCATTGTAAAGAAAGGCGGTGCCTACCTTCACCTCCTGAATGTGAGTGTCCCGGACGCCGGAACGTATTTCTATGTAGCCAAATATCAGGATAAAACGGTTGTAAAAGGAACTGGTGTGCAACTTGTTGTATATG TTGGCCCCGTTCCCCTGAAGATTGTCTCCACGGCATCCGAAGGGGCTTCATCTGCTTCTCTGCGGCTCCAGTGCAGAACGGCTCCTTTTTACCCAAAGGATTTTAACCTCACCTGGCATAAAAATGGTACCGAAATTGTGACTGGATTTAGAACTGAACAACAGGCAAACACAGAGGGACTGTATGAAGTTATCAGCTCCTTACAAGAGATACGGCCAATCCAGCGCGGCACTGTTTATACCTGTCAAGTATATCACGTTTCAAACTCAATACCAGCAAATGTCAACTATACTGTTGGCAACGAAG ATTACCATTCTGTCCGCCCTGTCCACCTAATGTATCGATCCATAGTTGGGATATTGGTAATTATTCTACTAACGATGATCATCCTCAACCATGTTACATCAGATAACctctaa